A genomic region of Thermodesulfobium narugense DSM 14796 contains the following coding sequences:
- a CDS encoding bifunctional aminoglycoside phosphotransferase/ATP-binding protein, with amino-acid sequence MENLIKAMLNPSFYPHEADVKLIETHISCVFLTGKYAYKIKKPVNFGFLDFSTLENRKRFCEQEIILNSRISPSLYLGILPISLINNSYILNSTENTVEYCIKMVELPQDSLMSNLLIKDRVSVEDIKRVAEKVVYFHSIANKIKDTQFVNSIRYNLEENFRQTENIVNWLISKHNFNLIKDNSLYFFDSHKSDFLKRMENDLFVDGHGDLHSKNISIMPDDIYIFDCIEFNERFRIQDVASEISFLSMDLDFNNKSDLSLAYINSYQKLSNKNITSYLNFFKSYLAYVRGKVLSFSFLSEQTNKGLERTIRRYFRLSAKYFDSALPTIFVICGLSGTGKSALAKRLSAKANIKRLSSDEIRKDLAGIPKHESAKADYNQGIYSPEFTEKVYNKIFDLTSEEIKSNRSVIIDATFNSDTYRKMILDLQENLEVDLILIEREADFEVVKERLTKRALKRNTSSDADLAIYKRQLLEYKPWNVSKGVTYEKIGNVKDLDILCDELVKEYLLFDFSEKNI; translated from the coding sequence ATGGAAAATTTAATTAAAGCAATGCTAAACCCTTCTTTCTACCCACACGAAGCAGATGTAAAACTTATTGAAACTCATATATCCTGCGTTTTTTTGACTGGAAAATATGCTTATAAAATAAAAAAACCTGTCAACTTTGGTTTTTTAGATTTTTCTACTCTTGAGAATAGAAAAAGATTTTGTGAACAAGAAATCATATTAAACTCAAGAATAAGCCCAAGTTTGTATTTGGGAATTTTACCCATCAGTTTAATAAATAACTCCTATATTCTAAATTCAACTGAAAACACAGTTGAATACTGCATTAAAATGGTGGAACTACCTCAAGATTCTCTAATGTCAAATTTGTTAATTAAGGATAGGGTATCAGTAGAAGATATTAAAAGAGTTGCCGAAAAAGTCGTATATTTTCACTCAATAGCCAATAAGATTAAGGATACTCAATTTGTGAACTCTATTAGATACAATTTAGAAGAAAACTTTAGACAGACTGAAAACATTGTAAACTGGTTAATTTCAAAACACAATTTTAATCTAATAAAAGATAATTCGCTTTATTTTTTTGATTCTCATAAATCTGATTTTTTAAAAAGAATGGAAAACGATTTGTTTGTTGATGGACATGGGGACCTACATTCGAAAAATATTTCTATCATGCCAGATGACATATATATATTCGACTGCATCGAGTTTAATGAAAGATTTAGAATTCAGGACGTCGCTTCTGAAATTTCATTTCTTTCAATGGACCTAGACTTTAACAACAAAAGCGATCTCTCATTAGCATACATAAATTCTTATCAGAAACTAAGTAATAAAAACATAACTTCCTACTTAAACTTTTTTAAATCCTACCTTGCTTATGTAAGGGGGAAAGTTCTATCGTTCTCTTTTTTAAGCGAACAGACAAATAAAGGCCTTGAAAGAACAATTAGAAGATATTTTAGACTTTCTGCAAAATATTTTGATAGCGCTTTGCCAACAATATTCGTTATTTGTGGCCTTTCTGGTACTGGAAAGAGCGCACTTGCTAAAAGGTTAAGCGCTAAAGCAAATATTAAGAGACTCTCTTCAGATGAGATAAGAAAGGATTTAGCAGGAATCCCGAAACACGAAAGCGCAAAAGCTGATTATAATCAGGGGATTTATTCCCCAGAATTTACAGAAAAAGTCTATAATAAAATATTTGATCTGACAAGTGAAGAAATTAAGTCAAATAGATCTGTAATTATTGACGCCACCTTTAATTCAGATACCTATCGCAAAATGATCTTAGATTTACAAGAAAACTTAGAAGTCGATTTGATTTTAATTGAAAGAGAAGCCGATTTTGAGGTAGTTAAAGAAAGGTTAACTAAAAGAGCTTTAAAGAGAAACACATCAAGCGATGCTGATCTAGCAATTTACAAAAGGCAACTATTAGAATATAAGCCATGGAATGTATCCAAAGGCGTTACATATGAAAAAATAGGTAATGTAAAAGATTTAGATATTCTTTGTGATGAATTAGTAAAAGAATACCTTCTCTTTGATTTTTCTGAAAAAAATATATAA
- a CDS encoding ATP-binding protein, protein MSFKEDLKEIAAFRFKDEKLMPIHNVSFYDLNKFLGIDEQIKTLLKNTFKFVKRLPASDVLLWGERGTGKSSLVKAMLGKFFSDGLRIIQIYKSQINDLSNLYGLLRDEDYRFILFFDDLSFSIGEDSWMVLKALLDGDIEERPSNILVYATSNRRHLTKEEDTNEKFANDAYRETISLVERFGIRLSFSPFSKEQYLNIVKNYVNLRGLEIDEEILSQRALEWVQMGGSFTGRSAFQFVEYLYGEEMLKKLNFEYIINDKYINS, encoded by the coding sequence ATGTCATTTAAAGAAGATTTAAAGGAAATAGCTGCTTTTAGATTCAAGGACGAGAAATTGATGCCTATACACAACGTGAGTTTTTATGACTTAAATAAATTTTTGGGTATTGATGAACAAATTAAAACTTTGTTAAAAAATACTTTTAAATTTGTAAAAAGATTGCCTGCTAGCGATGTTTTGCTTTGGGGAGAGAGAGGAACTGGCAAATCAAGTTTGGTTAAAGCCATGCTTGGCAAATTTTTTTCCGATGGTTTAAGAATTATTCAAATTTATAAATCTCAGATAAACGATTTGTCAAATCTTTATGGGTTGCTAAGAGATGAAGACTATCGCTTTATACTCTTTTTCGATGATCTTTCGTTTTCTATAGGTGAGGATTCATGGATGGTTTTAAAGGCATTGCTTGATGGGGATATTGAAGAAAGACCTTCTAATATTTTGGTTTATGCTACGTCAAACAGAAGACATCTGACAAAAGAAGAAGATACAAATGAGAAATTTGCAAACGATGCTTATAGGGAGACTATTTCTCTTGTAGAAAGATTCGGGATTAGACTTTCTTTTTCTCCTTTTAGCAAAGAACAATATTTAAACATCGTTAAAAATTATGTAAATCTTAGGGGTTTAGAGATTGATGAAGAAATATTAAGCCAAAGGGCACTTGAGTGGGTTCAAATGGGTGGGAGCTTTACAGGACGATCTGCCTTTCAGTTTGTAGAGTATTTATATGGCGAGGAAATGTTGAAAAAATTAAACTTTGAGTATATAATTAATGATAAATATATAAATAGTTAG
- a CDS encoding FmdB family zinc ribbon protein, with protein MPIFEYFCKDCGADFDIYLPSSADGRKVVCPNCNSENVRKVYRVNHWSNTSSSDDGSDSGSCFSGG; from the coding sequence ATGCCGATATTTGAGTATTTTTGTAAGGATTGTGGTGCGGACTTCGACATATACCTGCCATCCTCTGCTGATGGAAGAAAAGTAGTATGTCCAAACTGCAATTCAGAAAACGTTAGAAAGGTTTATAGGGTTAATCACTGGTCTAATACGAGCAGCTCCGATGATGGATCTGACTCAGGGAGCTGCTTTAGCGGTGGTTGA
- a CDS encoding NADH:flavin oxidoreductase, with protein MDVFSPFKIKSLNFRNRFIRSATHDWMGNEDGSISERQLNMFKELAKGEVGLIVSGHSCVEFPRGRAGLKQNRIDDDRFIEGYKKLADVIHENNSLFAIQISHAGLQTNKDFTNNLDPIDHNTMDKEDINTLVEAFTKAAVRVRLSGADAVCVHMAHGYFLCRTLFSDSNKREDEFGKSIANRSKIALKLIDSIRKALGEDYPIFVKLNSTGGTGEGNISTEELVGVATLLEEHGVDLIEISGGAVGSKENPIDRLNILKIEDEGYFLERAKVVRKNTNTALSVVGGIRSLSLMNEIIGKGFADFISLSRPFIREPDLVIRLKSGQEKVSCISCSKCRNFEGIRCVFNK; from the coding sequence ATGGACGTTTTTTCTCCATTTAAGATTAAAAGTTTAAACTTTAGGAATCGTTTTATAAGATCTGCTACACACGATTGGATGGGCAATGAAGACGGTTCAATATCGGAAAGACAATTGAACATGTTTAAAGAACTTGCAAAAGGAGAGGTTGGGTTAATAGTTTCTGGTCATTCTTGTGTTGAATTTCCCCGTGGAAGAGCTGGGTTAAAGCAAAATAGAATAGACGATGATAGATTTATTGAGGGATATAAAAAGTTGGCTGATGTAATACACGAAAACAACTCACTTTTTGCAATTCAGATTTCGCATGCAGGTCTCCAGACGAATAAAGATTTTACAAATAATCTGGATCCAATTGATCACAATACTATGGATAAAGAGGATATCAATACTTTGGTTGAAGCCTTTACTAAAGCAGCCGTGAGAGTAAGACTTTCTGGAGCAGATGCAGTTTGTGTTCATATGGCTCATGGATATTTTTTGTGTAGGACGCTCTTTTCTGATTCAAATAAAAGAGAAGATGAATTTGGCAAAAGTATAGCAAACAGATCAAAAATTGCTCTTAAATTAATTGACTCTATTAGAAAGGCTCTTGGCGAGGATTACCCAATTTTTGTAAAACTAAATTCCACAGGGGGGACTGGAGAAGGAAACATAAGTACGGAAGAACTAGTAGGTGTTGCTACTCTTCTTGAGGAGCACGGAGTAGACTTGATTGAGATAAGCGGTGGAGCTGTTGGCTCAAAAGAAAACCCAATTGATAGGTTGAATATCTTAAAGATTGAAGATGAAGGGTATTTTTTGGAAAGAGCAAAAGTTGTAAGAAAAAATACTAATACTGCACTCAGTGTGGTAGGAGGCATTAGATCTCTTTCTTTGATGAACGAAATTATTGGAAAAGGCTTTGCTGACTTTATTTCCCTAAGTAGGCCATTCATCAGAGAGCCTGATTTGGTTATAAGGCTTAAAAGTGGACAAGAAAAGGTTTCGTGTATTTCTTGTAGCAAATGTAGGAATTTTGAGGGGATAAGATGTGTTTTTAACAAATAA
- a CDS encoding helix-turn-helix domain-containing protein, which yields MSVKESHKVFVIEQAIEGNITNRQAAEVLGLSKRQIIRLKKGTKTEGTAGLAHKKGGRESK from the coding sequence TTGAGCGTTAAAGAATCACACAAAGTTTTTGTAATTGAACAAGCAATAGAAGGAAATATTACTAATAGGCAGGCAGCTGAAGTTTTAGGCTTAAGTAAACGTCAAATTATTCGTTTAAAGAAGGGGACAAAAACAGAAGGCACTGCCGGTCTGGCTCACAAAAAGGGGGGCAGAGAATCAAAATAA
- a CDS encoding winged helix-turn-helix domain-containing protein gives MKEYILHLLYKDKGLTFDEILKKTNLQRDDLLQAIFNLTNENKVHYIDLSLSKCSICKICNKNFFVKGG, from the coding sequence ATGAAAGAATATATATTACATCTTTTATATAAAGATAAAGGACTTACATTTGATGAAATATTGAAAAAAACTAATTTACAGCGAGATGATTTATTACAGGCGATATTCAATCTTACTAATGAAAACAAAGTGCATTATATAGATCTAAGTTTAAGTAAGTGTTCAATTTGTAAGATTTGTAATAAAAATTTTTTTGTGAAAGGAGGTTAA
- a CDS encoding metal-dependent transcriptional regulator: MTYLSETQEDYLLDIFEQTSNNAVARIKDIAQSRNVTLPTVVSAIKTLVEKKIIKHEKYGYVMLTDYGIELAKSLLERKKYILKFLTFTLGIPTNIAINDAHKLEHDLSNEAYEGLVKLTDFFSKNPHIKEQFENFSEKEIYMRLDQIDTGKTVKIVRIEDSPIKSKLLSMGTTPGTVIKVEKVAPLGNPIEVTLLGYHLTLRKDEAEKIIVE, encoded by the coding sequence ATGACCTATTTAAGTGAAACGCAAGAAGATTATTTACTTGATATTTTTGAACAGACATCAAATAATGCCGTAGCGCGTATTAAAGATATTGCACAATCGCGAAATGTGACTTTACCTACTGTTGTAAGTGCTATTAAAACACTTGTGGAAAAAAAGATAATCAAACATGAAAAATATGGTTATGTGATGTTGACAGACTATGGTATTGAGCTAGCAAAAAGTTTGCTAGAACGAAAAAAATATATATTGAAATTTTTAACTTTTACATTGGGCATACCAACAAATATAGCAATTAATGATGCGCACAAACTTGAACATGATTTATCAAATGAAGCTTATGAAGGTTTAGTGAAACTTACAGATTTTTTTTCTAAAAATCCTCATATCAAAGAACAATTTGAAAATTTTTCAGAAAAGGAGATTTATATGAGATTAGATCAAATAGACACAGGTAAAACAGTTAAGATTGTAAGAATTGAAGATTCACCCATAAAAAGTAAGCTACTTTCTATGGGAACTACACCTGGTACAGTGATAAAGGTAGAAAAGGTTGCACCTCTTGGAAATCCTATTGAAGTGACTTTGCTTGGGTATCATTTAACTCTTAGGAAAGATGAGGCGGAAAAAATAATTGTTGAATGA
- a CDS encoding FeoA family protein codes for MNDRVIPLVLAKENSEYEIIGIRGGCGLRAKLLEMGFIPGSKVKLLSNSNGPLIVAINSSRYTMCKGFASKILIKEVV; via the coding sequence TTGAATGATAGGGTTATACCACTTGTTTTAGCTAAGGAAAATTCGGAGTATGAAATTATTGGGATAAGAGGTGGTTGTGGTCTACGGGCAAAATTACTAGAAATGGGTTTTATACCGGGATCAAAAGTGAAGTTATTATCTAACTCAAATGGGCCATTGATTGTTGCAATTAATAGTTCAAGATATACCATGTGCAAAGGCTTTGCTTCAAAGATATTAATAAAGGAGGTTGTATGA
- the feoB gene encoding ferrous iron transport protein B produces MREFTIALIGNPNVGKSAIFNELTGANAHVGNWPGVTVEKKEGKFVYNDTKINVVDLPGIYSLTASSIDERIARDYIVREKPDLVVCIVDSTNLVRNLYLFVLLKELGAKTLLVLNMIDLVENKIEFDESKLSESLKTRIVKTSATKKIGIDELKKAIYEEFHKDQGEFFVNYGKDIESSIKRIESLLNSTELSYNKRFLAIKLLEQDSVISEELKRLKKENIVESALLEVNKLEGIYSDLETEIIEKRYALIEGVIKSSTKNLVSIEDRLTFSDKVDKIVTNRYLGLPIFAIVMLIVFKATFTLGGFFTGYINQFFDWFGDFLSIYIQNPILQSFIKDGLIGGVGTVVAFLPNILILFLFLSFLEDVGYMARAAFVMDKLMHSIGLPGRAFIPLILGFGCNVPAIMATRTIADERDRILTILINPFMSCTARLPIYVLLTGIFFNNNHPELIIFSLYILGIFVAIFSAKLFRSTIPKLKGKVSFLIMELPVYRMPTFKAVSVHTWERTKEFLKKAGTIILLGVLLVWLLSSLPFGVDYGSEESLVGMLGKFFAPILVPAGFGFWQAAVALIFGLLAKETVVGTMGTLFGGEENLSNSLTQLMTPLSAYTFMVMSLLYIPCLATIGVIYRETNSLKWTAFSILYSLLIGWLTATLIYQMFSLIWK; encoded by the coding sequence ATGAGAGAATTTACAATCGCTTTAATTGGTAACCCAAATGTTGGAAAGTCAGCAATTTTTAACGAGCTTACAGGTGCTAATGCTCATGTAGGTAATTGGCCAGGCGTTACTGTTGAAAAAAAAGAAGGTAAGTTTGTTTATAACGATACTAAAATAAACGTGGTTGATTTGCCTGGTATTTATAGCTTAACTGCATCTTCAATTGATGAACGTATAGCAAGGGATTATATAGTTAGAGAAAAACCAGATCTAGTTGTATGTATAGTAGATTCCACGAATTTAGTAAGAAACTTATATCTCTTTGTATTGCTAAAAGAACTTGGCGCTAAAACTCTTTTAGTGCTTAATATGATAGACCTTGTGGAAAATAAAATTGAATTTGATGAATCAAAACTTTCAGAAAGTTTAAAAACTCGAATTGTGAAGACCTCTGCTACAAAAAAAATAGGAATTGATGAACTCAAAAAAGCTATTTATGAAGAATTCCATAAGGATCAGGGCGAGTTTTTTGTTAACTATGGTAAAGATATTGAATCTTCAATAAAGAGGATTGAAAGCTTGTTAAACAGTACAGAATTATCTTATAATAAGCGTTTTTTAGCTATAAAGCTTTTGGAGCAAGATTCGGTTATCTCAGAAGAATTGAAACGACTGAAAAAGGAGAATATTGTTGAAAGCGCTTTATTAGAAGTGAATAAGTTGGAAGGAATTTATTCAGACTTAGAAACAGAGATAATTGAAAAAAGATACGCTCTTATAGAGGGGGTTATTAAAAGTTCAACAAAAAATTTGGTTAGTATAGAAGATAGGTTAACATTTTCAGATAAAGTAGATAAAATTGTTACGAATAGGTATTTAGGATTACCTATTTTTGCAATTGTGATGCTAATTGTATTTAAAGCTACATTTACACTTGGAGGTTTTTTTACAGGTTATATTAACCAGTTTTTTGATTGGTTTGGAGATTTTTTATCCATTTATATTCAGAATCCAATTTTACAATCGTTTATTAAGGATGGTTTAATTGGGGGTGTAGGTACAGTAGTAGCTTTTTTGCCAAATATATTAATTTTGTTCCTATTTTTATCTTTTCTGGAAGATGTAGGTTATATGGCAAGAGCTGCTTTTGTTATGGATAAATTGATGCATAGCATTGGCCTTCCAGGGAGAGCTTTTATACCTTTAATACTGGGTTTTGGCTGTAATGTGCCAGCAATTATGGCAACCCGTACAATTGCAGATGAAAGAGATAGAATTTTAACAATACTTATAAATCCATTTATGTCTTGTACTGCACGTTTGCCTATTTATGTGTTGTTAACTGGAATTTTTTTTAATAATAATCATCCTGAACTGATCATATTTTCACTTTATATCCTGGGTATTTTTGTTGCAATATTTAGTGCAAAATTATTTAGAAGTACAATTCCAAAACTTAAAGGTAAAGTATCGTTTTTAATTATGGAACTTCCTGTTTATAGGATGCCTACTTTTAAAGCTGTGTCAGTACATACATGGGAGAGAACAAAAGAATTTCTGAAAAAAGCTGGTACTATCATATTGCTTGGTGTTTTACTGGTGTGGTTGTTGTCAAGTCTTCCATTTGGTGTTGATTATGGTAGTGAAGAATCCTTAGTAGGAATGTTGGGAAAATTTTTTGCACCAATTTTAGTGCCAGCTGGTTTTGGATTTTGGCAGGCTGCAGTAGCTCTTATCTTTGGGCTTCTGGCAAAAGAAACAGTTGTTGGCACTATGGGAACACTGTTTGGTGGCGAAGAAAATCTTTCGAACTCTTTAACACAACTTATGACTCCTTTGAGCGCATATACATTTATGGTAATGAGTCTACTTTACATTCCATGTCTTGCAACAATTGGCGTAATCTATAGAGAAACAAATTCATTAAAATGGACTGCTTTTAGTATCCTTTATAGTCTACTTATTGGATGGCTTACTGCAACTTTAATTTATCAAATGTTTTCATTAATATGGAAATAG
- a CDS encoding putative porin, protein MKKIFVIFCSFFVSVYFVSFAFAGPFSDVPANSWAYKAVQDLSAKGLVIGYGDGTFRGERLATRYEMAMVVARMLDMYEKGQNAQDQKIELNANDIATLMKLAQEFKSELASLNVRVAALEKKAALDTVNFTGDARFRFGSEKRTFYAMSTSGTNVFINTEGSSSNGFIVGDTLPAMLSQDPGLSQQKDNTFMQYRIRLNVSAPVADNISFNARLTMEKNAGVNSDGSSNNNPLYASLTGYNDDNNTLYVERSYITWTLNPYPVTFVLGRLPTMDSGAYYNNLFMDTGTEGGMVIFDLSNMLPSTSVSAAWVKMFDGGLVTSSDEANGLKDKDVYVLNLSTKLFNTLGLEADYGNVNKFSYFNTSLNGMYGKYDWWALIGSWNIYNVSMWAGYNGTSTDMPILASNQIFTGTHSVNGGAWRVGATIPLPVGSLTGDFWFGNNKWFNPFNLNTMVSTEYKDYYNVYYTLPVANNATLTLNYDYFKGKKPYATDSLNNYYYTFNPDQIDKDQRYYIQLDVNF, encoded by the coding sequence ATGAAAAAAATCTTTGTAATCTTTTGTTCTTTCTTTGTTTCTGTTTACTTTGTTTCTTTTGCTTTTGCAGGACCGTTTTCAGACGTGCCAGCTAATTCTTGGGCATACAAGGCAGTGCAAGATTTATCGGCAAAAGGACTGGTTATAGGGTATGGAGATGGCACTTTCAGAGGTGAAAGACTTGCCACCCGTTATGAGATGGCAATGGTAGTTGCAAGAATGCTCGATATGTATGAAAAGGGTCAAAATGCACAGGATCAAAAGATAGAGCTAAACGCTAACGACATAGCAACTCTTATGAAACTAGCTCAGGAGTTTAAGTCAGAACTAGCATCGCTAAACGTCAGAGTTGCAGCGCTTGAGAAAAAAGCAGCTCTTGATACCGTAAACTTCACAGGGGATGCAAGGTTTAGGTTTGGGAGCGAGAAGAGAACTTTTTATGCAATGTCTACCTCTGGAACAAATGTATTTATTAATACAGAAGGTTCCTCCAGCAATGGATTTATTGTTGGAGATACTTTACCTGCGATGTTAAGTCAGGATCCTGGACTCTCTCAGCAAAAGGACAACACATTCATGCAGTATAGGATCAGATTAAACGTTTCTGCTCCAGTAGCAGACAACATATCATTTAATGCAAGACTTACAATGGAGAAGAATGCGGGAGTTAATTCAGACGGCTCTTCAAATAACAATCCTTTGTATGCATCCCTTACAGGATACAATGATGACAACAACACCTTGTATGTGGAAAGATCATATATCACATGGACTCTTAACCCATATCCTGTGACCTTTGTTCTTGGCAGACTTCCTACTATGGATTCTGGAGCTTATTACAACAATCTTTTTATGGATACTGGCACAGAAGGTGGAATGGTAATATTCGATCTTAGCAACATGCTCCCATCAACTTCAGTTTCTGCTGCGTGGGTAAAGATGTTTGATGGCGGCCTTGTAACTTCATCTGATGAAGCAAATGGATTAAAGGATAAGGATGTATACGTACTTAATCTTAGTACAAAATTATTTAATACCCTTGGTTTAGAAGCAGATTATGGAAACGTAAATAAGTTCTCATATTTCAATACTTCTTTAAATGGCATGTATGGAAAATACGACTGGTGGGCGTTGATAGGCAGTTGGAATATATACAACGTGAGTATGTGGGCTGGATATAACGGTACGTCTACTGATATGCCAATTCTTGCTTCTAATCAAATTTTTACAGGCACGCATTCTGTAAATGGCGGTGCATGGAGAGTTGGAGCTACTATTCCTCTACCAGTAGGTTCTCTTACAGGGGATTTCTGGTTTGGGAATAACAAATGGTTTAATCCTTTTAACTTAAATACGATGGTCTCTACAGAGTACAAAGATTATTACAACGTTTACTACACTCTGCCAGTTGCAAATAATGCAACGCTTACTCTAAACTACGATTACTTCAAGGGCAAAAAACCTTATGCTACTGACTCTTTAAATAACTACTACTATACCTTTAACCCAGATCAGATCGATAAAGACCAAAGGTATTATATTCAGCTAGACGTGAACTTCTAA
- a CDS encoding ISNCY family transposase, which produces MMGEIFLSVKESRRVFVIEQAIEGNITNRQAAEVLGLSKRQIIRLKERVKTEGVTGLVHKNRGRESKQRIPKETRERIVKLAQDSLHNASCQQIAEILEEFYNIDVSSKTVNRILKKNNIPLSHTHRSSKLKRSRKRLPQEGLLSQIDASPFEWLEDRGPMLSLHGSIDDATSKVQGLHFELHECLFGYLKLIQQVAQNFGIPKSIYSDRHTIFFSPKEDKLSISEELSGQTVPLTQFGRAISELGIRHIPARSPQAKGRIERLWGTLQKRLTIELRMAGISTIEAANEFLPDFIKRFNQRFAVVPDNPKLTYSPCPSLDKLEEILSWHQERKASHGSYISYLGHIYQLVDSNGKVIPLTPKSTVKVLTHLDGSFSALYADKYYLLQELLIPPKEKVKNGSKNTSTKKPYIPAADHPWRHMVINKFKRPNSNSNSSSNSNSNSNDNSSLVDERGVTKSVSH; this is translated from the coding sequence ATGATGGGAGAGATATTTTTGAGTGTTAAGGAATCACGCAGAGTTTTTGTAATTGAACAAGCAATTGAAGGCAATATCACTAATAGACAGGCAGCTGAAGTTTTAGGCTTAAGTAAACGTCAAATTATTCGTTTGAAGGAGAGGGTGAAAACAGAAGGCGTTACTGGTCTGGTTCACAAAAATAGAGGCAGAGAATCAAAACAGAGAATACCTAAAGAAACTAGAGAAAGGATTGTTAAATTAGCTCAGGATAGTCTTCACAATGCCAGTTGTCAGCAAATAGCTGAAATACTTGAAGAGTTTTATAACATAGATGTTTCATCCAAGACAGTAAATCGTATCTTAAAGAAAAATAATATTCCATTAAGTCATACGCACAGGTCATCTAAGCTTAAGAGGTCACGTAAACGTTTACCTCAGGAAGGTCTACTTTCTCAAATAGACGCCAGTCCTTTTGAATGGCTTGAAGATAGAGGACCAATGCTTTCTTTGCACGGTTCTATTGATGATGCTACTAGTAAGGTTCAGGGATTACATTTTGAACTTCATGAATGTCTTTTTGGTTACTTAAAACTTATTCAACAAGTAGCACAGAACTTTGGAATACCTAAAAGCATATACAGTGATCGTCATACCATTTTCTTTTCACCTAAAGAGGATAAGTTATCAATTTCAGAAGAATTATCTGGGCAAACTGTTCCCTTAACTCAGTTTGGCAGAGCTATTTCAGAATTAGGGATTAGACATATACCCGCTCGTTCTCCACAGGCCAAAGGACGTATTGAACGTCTTTGGGGCACATTACAAAAGAGACTAACAATTGAACTGCGTATGGCAGGTATATCTACTATTGAAGCAGCAAATGAATTTCTACCAGACTTTATTAAAAGGTTTAATCAAAGGTTCGCTGTTGTTCCAGATAACCCCAAGTTAACTTATAGCCCTTGCCCTTCATTAGACAAACTAGAAGAGATTCTATCATGGCATCAAGAACGCAAGGCATCTCACGGCTCTTATATATCTTACCTGGGTCATATTTATCAATTAGTAGATTCTAATGGCAAGGTAATACCTTTAACTCCTAAAAGTACAGTAAAAGTTCTAACTCATCTAGATGGATCATTCAGCGCATTATACGCTGATAAATATTACTTACTACAAGAATTACTCATACCACCTAAAGAAAAAGTAAAGAATGGCTCTAAAAACACTTCAACCAAAAAACCTTATATACCTGCTGCAGACCACCCCTGGCGTCATATGGTTATCAACAAGTTTAAAAGACCTAATTCAAATTCTAATTCAAGTTCTAATTCAAATTCAAATAGCAATGACAATTCATCATTAGTTGATGAAAGAGGGGTGACAAAATCAGTGTCTCATTAA
- the rpmG gene encoding 50S ribosomal protein L33, with protein MAKAGAKEKRIRITLACQECKERNYHTQKNRINDPDRLQLKKYCPRCNKVTVHKETK; from the coding sequence ATGGCTAAGGCCGGTGCAAAGGAAAAAAGAATAAGAATAACTTTAGCATGTCAGGAGTGTAAAGAGAGAAATTATCATACTCAGAAAAATAGGATTAATGATCCAGATCGTTTGCAATTGAAGAAATATTGTCCAAGGTGTAACAAAGTAACTGTTCACAAAGAAACAAAATAG
- the secE gene encoding preprotein translocase subunit SecE, producing the protein MLSFSDVKEKIRSFYSEVKVEARKVSWPDRRTVISATGVVLAFSLIIAVFVGTIDAIFTAIFNFLISTFGHWTSS; encoded by the coding sequence TTGTTATCTTTTAGTGATGTGAAGGAAAAAATTAGGTCCTTTTATTCAGAAGTTAAAGTTGAAGCCAGGAAAGTAAGTTGGCCTGATAGGAGAACGGTGATTTCCGCTACTGGAGTCGTCTTGGCCTTTAGTCTAATTATTGCCGTTTTTGTAGGTACTATTGACGCCATTTTTACTGCTATTTTTAATTTCTTGATCTCGACATTTGGTCACTGGACATCTTCATGA